The following proteins come from a genomic window of Flavobacterium eburneipallidum:
- the pstB gene encoding phosphate ABC transporter ATP-binding protein PstB: MKDIKIQVNDLSLYYGEKKALKEISMQIPANKVTALIGPSGCGKSTFLRCINRMNDLIPSVKITGEMLVEGIDIYDKNVDVVNIRKKIGMVFQKSNPFPKSIYENVAYGPRINGLKDKTQLDEIVERSLRQAAIWDEFKDRLDDSALGLSGGQQQRLCIARTLAVSPDIILMDEPASALDPISTSKIEELVHQLKEQYTIIIVTHNMQQAARTSDHTAFFYMGELIEMGKTNTIFTKPEKKQTEDYITGRFG; encoded by the coding sequence ATGAAAGATATAAAAATACAGGTTAATGATTTGTCATTATACTACGGCGAAAAGAAAGCATTAAAAGAAATTTCGATGCAAATTCCAGCTAATAAAGTTACCGCCTTGATTGGGCCTTCGGGTTGTGGGAAATCTACTTTTTTGAGATGTATCAACCGAATGAATGACTTGATTCCGAGTGTGAAAATCACAGGGGAAATGCTGGTCGAAGGAATTGATATTTACGATAAAAACGTTGATGTGGTGAATATCAGAAAAAAGATTGGAATGGTTTTTCAAAAATCGAATCCGTTTCCGAAATCCATTTATGAAAATGTGGCTTATGGACCAAGAATCAATGGATTGAAAGACAAAACCCAATTGGACGAAATTGTAGAGAGATCTTTGCGACAAGCCGCTATTTGGGATGAATTCAAAGATAGATTAGATGATTCTGCTTTGGGATTATCGGGAGGTCAGCAGCAACGTTTGTGTATTGCAAGAACATTGGCGGTAAGCCCAGATATTATTTTGATGGATGAGCCAGCGAGTGCTTTGGATCCTATTTCGACTTCAAAAATTGAAGAATTGGTTCATCAATTGAAAGAGCAATATACTATTATAATTGTAACACATAATATGCAACAGGCTGCGAGAACCAGCGACCATACTGCGTTTTTTTATATGGGTGAATTGATTGAAATGGGTAAAACAAACACTATTTTTACCAAACCAGAGAAAAAACAAACCGAGGATTATATCACAGGAAGATTTGGATAG
- the pstA gene encoding phosphate ABC transporter permease PstA, whose protein sequence is MENTIDIVENPFSKANNHKGKEIKEKAVVGITQLAVFLIIAILFVILGIIIYQGRDKFSWEFISSFPTDGMTKGGIFPALIGTFILVIVMSIAAVPFGTVTAIYLTEYAHEKSKFAAAVRFSIRTLAVVPSIIFGLFGLGFFIQFVGSGMDSAFNGGELHWGQPNILWASLTMALLTLPVIIVSVEEALKTIPRELREASLALGATKWQTIKKVVFPGSISGIMTGTILAVSRGAGEVAPILFTGAAYYLATLPGSLSDQFMNLGYHVYIMSTQSSDVEKTMPIQFATTLVLLILTLSLNLVAVVIRSRIRRKAK, encoded by the coding sequence ATGGAAAATACAATTGATATAGTAGAAAATCCGTTTTCTAAAGCGAATAATCATAAAGGCAAAGAGATTAAAGAAAAAGCAGTTGTAGGAATTACTCAACTGGCAGTTTTTTTGATTATTGCCATCTTGTTTGTCATCTTGGGAATTATCATTTACCAAGGTCGTGATAAGTTTTCATGGGAATTTATCAGTTCTTTTCCAACGGATGGAATGACTAAAGGAGGAATTTTTCCTGCTTTGATTGGTACTTTTATTTTGGTTATTGTTATGTCGATTGCTGCAGTTCCATTCGGGACAGTTACGGCAATTTATCTAACAGAATATGCTCATGAAAAATCAAAATTTGCAGCAGCAGTTCGTTTTTCAATTCGAACTTTAGCAGTAGTTCCTTCTATTATTTTTGGACTTTTTGGATTGGGTTTTTTTATCCAGTTTGTGGGCAGCGGAATGGATTCAGCTTTTAATGGGGGCGAATTGCATTGGGGACAGCCTAATATTTTGTGGGCGAGTTTAACCATGGCTTTATTAACGCTTCCCGTGATTATCGTTTCGGTAGAAGAGGCTTTGAAAACCATTCCGAGAGAATTAAGAGAAGCCAGTTTAGCATTAGGAGCAACGAAATGGCAAACCATAAAAAAAGTTGTTTTTCCAGGTTCTATTTCGGGAATTATGACAGGAACAATACTTGCTGTGAGTAGAGGAGCAGGAGAAGTAGCACCGATATTGTTTACAGGAGCAGCTTATTATCTAGCCACTTTACCAGGTTCTTTGAGTGACCAATTTATGAATTTGGGGTATCACGTTTATATCATGTCAACCCAATCTTCGGATGTGGAAAAAACAATGCCTATTCAATTTGCGACTACTCTAGTATTGTTGATTCTTACGTTGTCGTTAAATTTAGTTGCAGTTGTTATCCGTTCCAGAATTAGAAGAAAAGCAAAATAG